In a single window of the Agromyces sp. H17E-10 genome:
- a CDS encoding zinc-binding alcohol dehydrogenase, which yields MQPGAAPSWVIRENASRPVLLALYLREVLAISSPVELPRLRDVGPVGERLEIDEHDLLERQWRAWWAMTVEPEAHPSPVPLELVEAFDTEVALPVSGAEVLARAIVPHAEAARAWAEWAHDTYRSASAARRGDSYRAYAGTIAEHEREVGRRAHSFELNVEVLPLSGSGVWWIGAMTIAVTDSLRSDASAFDDAIHPIIAELA from the coding sequence ATGCAGCCTGGGGCGGCACCGTCGTGGGTGATCCGTGAGAATGCGAGTCGCCCGGTACTGCTCGCGCTCTATCTGCGCGAGGTGCTCGCCATCTCCTCCCCCGTCGAACTGCCGCGGCTGCGCGACGTCGGCCCGGTGGGCGAACGACTCGAGATCGACGAGCACGACCTGCTCGAGCGGCAGTGGCGCGCGTGGTGGGCGATGACGGTCGAGCCCGAGGCGCATCCGTCGCCCGTGCCGCTCGAACTCGTCGAGGCGTTCGACACCGAGGTCGCGCTGCCCGTCTCGGGTGCCGAGGTCCTCGCGCGGGCGATCGTGCCGCACGCGGAGGCGGCGCGCGCGTGGGCCGAGTGGGCGCACGATACGTACCGCAGCGCCTCGGCCGCACGGCGCGGCGACTCGTACCGGGCGTACGCCGGAACCATCGCCGAGCACGAGCGCGAGGTCGGCCGGCGGGCGCACTCGTTCGAGCTCAACGTCGAGGTGCTGCCGCTCTCGGGCAGCGGGGTCTGGTGGATCGGCGCGATGACGATCGCGGTGACCGACTCGCTGCGGTCCGACGCGTCGGCGTTCGACGACGCGATCCACCCGATCATCGCCGAACTCGCGTAG
- the purM gene encoding phosphoribosylformylglycinamidine cyclo-ligase produces the protein MSANSSYAAAGVDTAAGDLAVELMKEAVAKTHGPNVLGGVGGFAGLYDLSFAKDYTRPLLATSTDGVGTKIAIAQALDKHDTIGQDLVGMVVDDIVVVGAKPLFMTDYIACGKVVPERIASIVTGIARACAETGTALVGGETAEHPGLMGADDYDVAGAAVGVVEADRALGAEKVRDGDAVVAIASSGLHSNGFSLVRHILSGAGIGYTDASAELGTTWGEALLEPTRLYSGQLVELLAGPHGDAVHSLSHVTGGGIAANLARVLPRGSYAEVDRSTWSPAPVFRVLNDLAGTSLESTEGTWNLGIGFFAVVAADAAASVIAELDRLGLPAWQTGTVGFGEVPLRQAQGADAWEQGAKGVDGGAVRLVGGYAS, from the coding sequence GTGAGCGCGAATTCGTCCTACGCCGCTGCCGGAGTCGACACCGCAGCCGGCGACCTCGCCGTCGAACTCATGAAGGAGGCGGTCGCCAAGACCCACGGGCCCAACGTGCTCGGCGGCGTCGGCGGCTTCGCCGGCCTCTACGACCTGTCGTTCGCGAAGGACTACACCCGCCCGCTGCTCGCGACGTCGACCGACGGCGTCGGCACGAAGATCGCGATCGCGCAGGCGCTCGACAAGCACGACACCATCGGGCAAGACCTGGTGGGCATGGTCGTCGACGACATCGTCGTGGTCGGCGCGAAGCCGCTGTTCATGACCGACTACATCGCCTGCGGCAAGGTCGTGCCCGAGCGCATCGCGTCGATCGTCACGGGCATCGCCCGCGCGTGCGCCGAGACGGGGACCGCGCTCGTCGGCGGCGAGACGGCCGAGCACCCCGGTCTCATGGGCGCCGACGACTACGATGTCGCCGGCGCCGCGGTCGGCGTCGTCGAGGCCGACCGGGCGCTCGGCGCCGAGAAGGTCCGCGACGGCGACGCGGTCGTCGCGATCGCCTCGAGCGGCCTGCACTCCAACGGCTTCTCGCTCGTCCGCCACATCCTCTCGGGCGCCGGCATCGGGTACACGGATGCCTCGGCAGAGCTCGGCACGACGTGGGGCGAGGCGCTCCTCGAGCCGACGCGCCTCTACTCGGGCCAGCTCGTCGAACTGCTCGCCGGGCCGCACGGCGACGCCGTGCACTCGCTCTCGCACGTCACGGGCGGCGGCATCGCCGCGAACCTGGCCCGTGTGCTGCCGCGCGGCTCGTACGCCGAGGTCGACCGGTCGACGTGGTCGCCGGCACCCGTCTTCCGCGTGCTCAACGACCTCGCCGGCACGAGCCTCGAGTCGACCGAGGGCACCTGGAACCTCGGCATCGGCTTCTTCGCCGTCGTCGCGGCCGACGCCGCGGCATCCGTGATCGCCGAACTCGACCGCCTCGGCCTGCCGGCCTGGCAGACCGGCACGGTCGGCTTCGGCGAGGTGCCCCTTCGACAGGCTCAGGGAGCAGATGCCTGGGAGCAGGGCGCGAAGGGCGTCGACGGCGGCGCGGTGCGGCTCGTCGGCGGCTACGCGAGCTGA
- a CDS encoding LLM class flavin-dependent oxidoreductase produces the protein MRTPVSIGITSLTPLDTVRALAPRIERLGFHALWINDLPGGDSLDGLRTAAAVTERIGLATGVIPLDRRPAESLDLDGIPAERLALGIGSGRAAKPLGLVAEGLAALRDATRAQLIVGALGPRMRRLAAEHGDGALFNWLTPAAAATTTDELHEAAKGREVRGILYTRTTVDAAARPVLEREAASYESFPAYAANFARLGFGAMEATIGDAAAVAAYDGAPDELVLRAITPSNSLDDLERFVETTAEWVRSA, from the coding sequence ATGCGCACGCCCGTCTCGATCGGCATCACGAGCCTCACCCCGCTCGACACCGTGCGGGCGCTCGCGCCACGCATCGAACGGCTCGGCTTCCACGCGCTGTGGATCAACGACTTGCCGGGCGGCGACTCGCTCGACGGGCTGCGCACGGCGGCCGCGGTGACCGAGCGCATCGGGCTCGCGACGGGCGTCATCCCGCTCGACCGCCGACCGGCCGAGTCGCTCGACCTCGACGGCATCCCCGCGGAGCGGCTCGCGCTCGGCATCGGTTCGGGTCGCGCCGCCAAGCCGCTCGGGCTCGTCGCGGAGGGCCTCGCCGCCCTGCGCGACGCGACCCGGGCGCAGCTCATCGTGGGTGCGCTCGGCCCGCGGATGCGACGGCTCGCCGCCGAGCACGGCGACGGCGCGCTCTTCAACTGGCTGACGCCCGCCGCGGCGGCCACGACGACCGACGAGCTGCACGAGGCGGCGAAGGGTCGCGAGGTCCGCGGCATCCTCTACACCCGCACCACGGTCGACGCAGCCGCGCGCCCGGTGCTCGAACGCGAGGCCGCGAGCTACGAGTCGTTCCCCGCGTACGCCGCGAACTTCGCCCGGCTCGGCTTCGGTGCGATGGAGGCGACGATCGGCGACGCGGCGGCGGTCGCCGCCTACGACGGAGCGCCCGACGAGCTCGTGCTGCGGGCGATCACGCCGTCGAACTCCCTCGACGACCTCGAGCGCTTCGTCGAGACGACCGCCGAGTGGGTGCGCTCGGCCTGA
- a CDS encoding DUF3073 domain-containing protein — translation MGRGRQKAKHTKVARELKYFSPNTDYNALERELTSSQHDEYSDEASKWAEYADDDDDKYADDDTYADDEQREQRA, via the coding sequence ATGGGGCGCGGCCGTCAGAAAGCCAAGCACACCAAGGTCGCACGGGAGCTGAAGTACTTCAGCCCGAACACCGACTACAACGCGCTTGAGCGCGAGCTCACCAGCTCGCAGCATGACGAGTACAGCGATGAGGCGTCGAAGTGGGCGGAGTACGCCGACGACGACGACGACAAGTACGCTGACGACGACACCTACGCCGACGACGAGCAGCGCGAACAGCGCGCCTGA
- a CDS encoding NAD(P)-binding domain-containing protein: protein MTTSPERVKVVVIGAGQAGLSVAYYLRRFELAAGQDFVMLDRAPGPGGAWQHRWSSLKLGTAHKVNDLPGMADLGLSFDTADRTAPAKDVVADYYGRFEQHYDLQVRRPMNVRSVSNDGADLLVRYEDLSPQPIEELKVRGLFGRRRKTFEAKTAPAVPQHELATQFLVNATGTWGSPFVPFYPGMGEFAGRHVHTSDFTDAEDFRDQHVVVVGGGTSAIGFMLELEDVAAGLTWVSRRPIDWIDRQELDLEGASAAVAMQDEAARSGRALPSIVSGTGVPKSRRIAAGIERGLLVARPMFDRIEGDRVVWDGEQQGSARADAIIWATGFRPELRHLAQLKLREKAGGVTVGQGAAWSDPRVFLAGYGPQASTIGANRAGRMIARQIMAML from the coding sequence GTGACGACGAGCCCCGAACGCGTGAAGGTGGTCGTGATCGGCGCCGGTCAGGCCGGGCTCTCGGTCGCGTACTACCTGCGACGCTTCGAGCTCGCCGCGGGGCAGGACTTCGTGATGCTCGACCGTGCGCCGGGGCCCGGAGGCGCGTGGCAGCACCGCTGGTCGTCGCTCAAGCTCGGCACCGCGCACAAGGTGAACGACCTGCCCGGCATGGCCGATCTCGGCCTCAGCTTCGACACGGCCGACCGCACGGCACCCGCGAAGGACGTCGTCGCCGACTATTACGGCCGCTTCGAGCAGCACTACGACCTGCAGGTGCGCCGCCCGATGAACGTGCGCTCCGTCTCGAACGACGGGGCCGACCTGCTCGTGCGCTACGAGGACCTGAGCCCGCAGCCCATCGAGGAGCTCAAGGTGCGAGGACTCTTCGGCCGCCGACGCAAGACGTTCGAGGCGAAGACCGCGCCCGCCGTGCCGCAGCACGAGCTCGCGACGCAGTTCCTCGTCAACGCGACCGGTACGTGGGGTTCGCCGTTCGTGCCGTTCTACCCCGGCATGGGCGAGTTCGCCGGCCGCCACGTGCACACCTCCGACTTCACCGACGCCGAGGACTTCCGCGACCAGCACGTCGTCGTCGTCGGCGGCGGCACGAGCGCGATCGGCTTCATGCTCGAACTCGAGGACGTCGCAGCCGGTCTGACCTGGGTCTCGCGTCGGCCGATCGACTGGATCGACCGGCAGGAGCTCGACCTCGAGGGCGCCTCGGCCGCCGTCGCCATGCAGGACGAGGCGGCACGCTCGGGCCGGGCACTGCCCTCGATCGTGAGCGGCACGGGCGTGCCGAAGAGCCGGCGCATCGCCGCGGGCATCGAGCGCGGGCTGCTCGTCGCGCGGCCGATGTTCGACCGCATCGAGGGCGACCGCGTCGTGTGGGACGGCGAGCAGCAGGGCTCGGCACGGGCCGACGCCATCATCTGGGCGACGGGGTTCCGGCCCGAGCTGCGCCACCTCGCCCAGCTCAAGCTGCGCGAGAAGGCCGGCGGCGTCACGGTCGGCCAGGGCGCCGCGTGGAGCGACCCCCGCGTGTTCCTCGCGGGCTACGGCCCGCAGGCGTCGACGATCGGCGCGAACCGCGCCGGCCGCATGATCGCCCGCCAGATCATGGCGATGCTGTGA
- a CDS encoding DUF1801 domain-containing protein, with product MATGRTDVPVEVFLDGVTHRVRRRDAATLLALMERVTGETAYMWGPSIVGFGEYHYRYDSGREGDAPAAAFSPRKTAMTVYLTPGFAEHSPLLERLGPHTTGVGCLYLKDLDDVDLDVLEALVRESYDAVTASP from the coding sequence ATGGCGACAGGTCGTACGGATGTCCCGGTGGAGGTGTTCCTCGACGGGGTGACGCATCGCGTGCGACGCCGCGACGCGGCGACGTTGCTCGCGCTCATGGAGCGGGTGACGGGCGAGACCGCGTACATGTGGGGCCCGTCGATCGTCGGCTTCGGCGAGTACCACTACCGGTACGACTCGGGTCGTGAAGGGGATGCCCCGGCCGCGGCCTTCTCGCCGCGCAAGACCGCCATGACGGTGTACCTGACGCCCGGCTTCGCCGAGCACTCCCCGCTGCTCGAGCGGCTCGGCCCGCACACCACCGGGGTGGGATGCCTCTACCTGAAGGACCTCGACGACGTCGACCTCGACGTGCTCGAAGCGCTCGTACGCGAGTCGTACGACGCGGTCACAGCATCGCCATGA
- a CDS encoding APC family permease, giving the protein MTNDAGEPPAELKSPKHWIIGDPLPTEKLEGQLLPKRIALPVFASDALSSVAYAPQELLMVLTVGGLAFLAFAPWVAAVVVLLMATVALSYRQLIRAYPSGGGDYEVAHKNLGEKAGLVVASALLVDYVMTVVVSVASGVDNIISAIPALNPWRVELAVVFVIILAAINLRGVSESGKAFAVPTYFFAASVLLLVGTGLVQIAMGNPPVAESSQYAVQAEDLTQAAVILLLLRSFASGCSALTGVEAVANGVPAFRAPKVRNAQKTLSLMVGLAIVMFIGLTTLALVSGVHYAENPCDLEGWANCETAPQPSLIAQIAAAVFGNDSILFYVVQAAAALVLLLAANTAFNGFPLLGSVLARDGYAPKSLSTRGDRLIYSNGVIILGLAAAIILIAFQANLTLLIQLYIIGVFVSFTLGQSGMVRHWIRLLRSGSDRTTVARSKAGGGASAAASSTKQPKAARPGPTDDDHRPMSRGAIIRSLCINTFGATLTAVVLVVVTITKFTHGAWMVFLMMPILFILMMGVHRYYRDVEKEVEVDPTTTFGASGDHAIVLVGRMQKPTLKALDYAIAAKHDSLEAVHVSLDEGQTKQLKKDWVKMNIHVKLRILQSPYRDLSYPLIQYIKQHREEHGSEVITVYMPQYIVGHWWENILHNHKARRIRQKLMLVHGVTVALVPWLLDSSDLIYGRRSRPLPGQDRRGEPVRPPRRATADAGAKQPR; this is encoded by the coding sequence GTGACGAATGACGCAGGCGAACCGCCCGCAGAACTGAAGTCGCCGAAGCACTGGATCATCGGCGACCCTCTTCCCACGGAGAAGCTCGAGGGGCAGCTGCTCCCCAAGCGCATCGCGCTGCCCGTGTTCGCGAGCGACGCGCTGTCGTCCGTCGCGTACGCGCCGCAGGAGCTCCTCATGGTGCTCACGGTCGGCGGACTCGCCTTCCTCGCGTTCGCGCCGTGGGTCGCCGCGGTCGTCGTGCTGCTCATGGCCACGGTCGCGCTGAGCTACCGCCAGCTGATCCGCGCGTACCCGTCGGGCGGCGGCGACTACGAGGTGGCGCACAAGAACCTCGGCGAGAAGGCCGGCCTGGTCGTGGCCTCGGCGCTCCTCGTCGACTACGTGATGACGGTCGTCGTGTCGGTCGCCTCGGGCGTCGACAACATCATCTCCGCGATCCCCGCGCTGAACCCCTGGCGGGTCGAGCTCGCGGTCGTGTTCGTCATCATCCTCGCGGCGATCAACCTCCGCGGCGTGAGCGAGTCGGGCAAGGCCTTCGCCGTGCCGACCTACTTCTTCGCGGCGAGCGTGCTGCTGCTCGTGGGCACCGGCCTCGTGCAGATCGCGATGGGCAACCCGCCGGTCGCCGAGTCGTCGCAGTACGCCGTGCAGGCCGAGGACCTCACGCAGGCCGCCGTCATCCTGCTGCTGCTGCGGTCGTTCGCGAGCGGCTGTTCGGCCCTCACCGGGGTCGAGGCGGTCGCGAACGGCGTGCCCGCGTTCCGGGCCCCCAAGGTCCGCAATGCGCAGAAGACCCTCTCGCTCATGGTCGGCCTCGCGATCGTCATGTTCATCGGCCTCACCACGCTCGCCCTCGTCTCGGGCGTGCACTACGCCGAGAACCCGTGCGACCTCGAGGGCTGGGCGAACTGCGAGACCGCCCCGCAGCCGAGCCTCATCGCCCAGATCGCGGCCGCCGTGTTCGGCAACGACTCGATCCTCTTCTACGTCGTGCAGGCCGCCGCCGCCCTCGTGCTGCTGCTCGCGGCGAACACCGCGTTCAACGGGTTCCCGCTGCTCGGCTCGGTGCTCGCCCGCGACGGCTATGCACCGAAGTCGCTCTCGACGCGCGGCGACCGCCTCATCTACTCGAACGGCGTCATCATCCTCGGCCTCGCGGCGGCGATCATCCTGATCGCGTTCCAGGCGAACCTGACGCTCCTCATCCAGCTCTACATCATCGGCGTGTTCGTCTCGTTCACGCTCGGGCAGTCGGGCATGGTGCGGCACTGGATCCGCCTGTTGCGCAGCGGCAGCGACCGCACGACGGTCGCGCGGTCGAAGGCCGGCGGCGGCGCCTCGGCTGCGGCATCCTCGACGAAGCAGCCGAAGGCCGCCCGGCCGGGCCCGACCGACGACGACCACCGGCCGATGAGCCGCGGCGCGATCATCCGCTCCCTGTGCATCAACACGTTCGGCGCCACCCTCACCGCGGTCGTGCTCGTCGTCGTCACGATCACGAAGTTCACCCACGGCGCGTGGATGGTCTTCCTCATGATGCCGATCCTGTTCATCCTCATGATGGGCGTGCACCGCTACTACCGCGACGTCGAGAAGGAGGTCGAGGTCGACCCGACCACGACGTTCGGCGCCTCGGGCGACCACGCGATCGTGCTCGTCGGCCGCATGCAGAAGCCCACCCTGAAGGCCCTCGACTACGCAATCGCGGCGAAGCACGACTCGCTCGAGGCGGTGCACGTCTCGCTCGACGAGGGGCAGACGAAGCAGCTCAAGAAGGACTGGGTGAAGATGAACATCCACGTCAAGCTGCGCATCCTGCAGTCGCCGTACCGCGACCTCAGCTACCCGCTGATCCAGTACATCAAGCAGCACCGCGAGGAGCACGGCTCCGAGGTCATCACCGTGTACATGCCGCAGTACATCGTGGGCCACTGGTGGGAGAACATCCTGCACAACCACAAGGCCCGCCGCATCCGGCAGAAGCTCATGCTCGTGCACGGCGTCACCGTCGCACTGGTGCCGTGGCTGCTCGACTCCTCCGACCTGATCTACGGCCGCCGGTCGCGACCGCTGCCCGGCCAGGACCGGCGCGGCGAGCCGGTGCGCCCACCGCGCCGCGCGACCGCCGACGCCGGGGCGAAGCAGCCCCGCTAA
- a CDS encoding copper resistance CopC family protein, whose amino-acid sequence MNNASTVSTAAAAPGRSRLRVTVVAATALAFAGALALSGGTAAFAHDELIASSPENGQVLEAAPAAVELDFSNDIIEVGTAIEVVDHHGEDVEVGEPVIDGPKVTATLPSDLEGEYQVRWRAVSSDGHPIEGTIDFGVGADATGTWTEEPPHAAAASDDADADHGDHGDEGDHADADDSAASGPDGWAVAGFVVGGLGIIALVVAIILNTRRRSAGPGAGDGTGSAGGTGTGTGTDA is encoded by the coding sequence ATGAACAACGCTTCCACCGTTTCCACCGCCGCGGCCGCGCCCGGTCGCAGCCGCCTTCGCGTCACCGTCGTCGCCGCGACCGCGCTGGCCTTCGCCGGCGCACTCGCCCTGTCGGGCGGCACCGCCGCCTTCGCGCATGACGAGCTCATCGCGTCGAGCCCCGAGAACGGCCAGGTGCTCGAGGCGGCGCCCGCCGCGGTCGAGCTGGACTTCTCGAACGACATCATCGAGGTCGGCACGGCGATCGAGGTCGTCGACCATCACGGCGAGGACGTCGAGGTCGGCGAGCCGGTCATCGACGGCCCGAAGGTCACCGCGACCCTGCCGAGCGACCTCGAGGGCGAGTACCAGGTGCGCTGGCGTGCGGTCTCGAGCGACGGACACCCGATCGAGGGCACGATCGACTTCGGCGTGGGCGCCGACGCGACCGGCACCTGGACCGAGGAGCCCCCGCACGCCGCCGCCGCGAGCGACGACGCGGACGCCGACCACGGCGACCACGGCGACGAGGGCGACCACGCCGACGCCGATGACAGCGCGGCATCCGGCCCCGACGGGTGGGCCGTCGCCGGCTTCGTCGTGGGCGGGCTCGGCATCATCGCGCTCGTCGTCGCGATCATCCTGAACACGCGCCGCAGGAGCGCCGGCCCGGGCGCCGGTGACGGCACGGGCTCCGCGGGCGGCACCGGCACCGGCACCGGCACCGACGCCTGA